The following proteins are co-located in the Blastocatellia bacterium genome:
- a CDS encoding Ni/Fe hydrogenase subunit alpha, with translation MKTLVIQPVSRIEGHAKVTIQLDDTGNVADTRVNVIELRGFEKFCIGRPVEEMPRIVTRICGVCPWSHHLAASKAADAVFGVEPPPAGRKLRELCNSIAYMEEHILHFYFLAGADFVIGPDADHTVRNVIGIIGKMPDVARQVVRVRHLCAKMLEIIAGKAIHPDASVPGGFSKPLLPAERDQVRKMAEEALELAKFSIKFAKENVFPQYLDTVKSLGVIETGFLGTVTDDGALNLYDGKLRLMSKDGSYVEFPYERYTDYIAEHIEPWSYLKFPYDKRAGAFSMDLDHPSGIYRVNTLARINVCDYIDTPLAQAELEEFRKNFGRPAQLTLLYHWARLIELLYNAENAIRLLDDPEITSVETRKKVEPRAARGVGCVEAPRGSLIHDYTTDENGMLTNVNLIVGTTHNNAPINMSVKQAAKSLIKDGKYDQGLLNRVEMAIRAYDPCLSCATHKFDGTLAVKIDIYDHQGRLVDSLAN, from the coding sequence ATGAAAACACTCGTCATTCAACCTGTCTCTCGCATTGAAGGTCACGCGAAGGTCACGATTCAACTGGACGACACCGGCAACGTGGCGGATACGCGGGTGAACGTCATCGAATTGCGCGGTTTTGAGAAGTTCTGCATCGGAAGACCTGTCGAGGAAATGCCGCGCATTGTGACGCGCATCTGCGGCGTCTGCCCCTGGTCGCATCATCTGGCCGCGAGCAAGGCCGCCGATGCCGTCTTCGGCGTCGAGCCGCCGCCGGCCGGACGAAAGCTCCGCGAACTCTGCAACAGCATTGCCTACATGGAGGAGCACATCCTGCACTTCTATTTTCTCGCCGGAGCGGACTTCGTGATAGGACCAGACGCTGACCACACGGTGCGCAATGTCATCGGCATCATCGGCAAGATGCCCGATGTGGCCCGACAAGTCGTGCGCGTGCGCCATCTCTGCGCCAAGATGCTGGAGATCATCGCGGGCAAGGCGATTCATCCCGATGCTTCTGTGCCGGGAGGATTCAGCAAACCGCTGCTGCCGGCTGAACGCGATCAGGTCAGAAAGATGGCCGAGGAAGCCCTGGAACTGGCCAAGTTCTCCATCAAATTTGCCAAGGAGAACGTCTTCCCGCAGTATCTCGATACGGTGAAATCGTTGGGCGTCATCGAGACCGGCTTTCTCGGTACAGTGACCGATGATGGGGCGCTCAATCTCTACGACGGCAAGCTCCGCCTGATGTCGAAGGATGGTTCGTATGTCGAGTTCCCTTACGAGCGCTACACCGACTATATCGCGGAGCACATCGAGCCGTGGAGCTACTTGAAGTTCCCCTACGACAAGCGCGCGGGCGCCTTCTCGATGGACCTCGATCATCCGAGCGGCATCTATCGCGTGAACACGCTGGCTCGCATCAACGTGTGTGACTACATTGACACGCCGCTCGCTCAAGCCGAACTCGAAGAGTTCCGCAAGAACTTCGGTCGTCCGGCGCAACTGACGCTGCTCTATCATTGGGCGCGGCTGATCGAACTGCTCTACAACGCCGAAAACGCCATTCGCTTGCTCGATGATCCGGAGATCACGAGCGTGGAGACGCGCAAGAAAGTCGAACCGCGCGCGGCCCGTGGCGTCGGCTGCGTGGAAGCCCCTCGGGGCTCGTTGATCCACGACTACACGACCGATGAGAACGGCATGCTGACCAACGTCAATTTGATCGTCGGCACGACCCACAACAACGCGCCCATCAACATGTCGGTGAAACAAGCGGCGAAGTCGCTCATCAAGGACGGGAAGTACGATCAGGGCCTCCTCAATCGCGTGGAGATGGCCATTCGCGCCTACGATCCGTGCCTCTCCTGCGCCACGCACAAGTTCGACGGCACGCTCGCAGTCAAGATTGACATCTACGATCACCAGGGGCGCTTAGTTGATTCGCTGGCCAATTGA
- a CDS encoding hydrogenase maturation protease, with amino-acid sequence MKDSSFLPEFCTKPVLVLGCGNRLFGDDGFGCEVAEYLQKHYRLPDEVYVMDVGTSARKLLFTLCLSSERPRQIILIDAVDKGRTPGEIFELSLDDLPAEKSDDFSLHQVPSSNLAKELKAVGIDVRVIVCQVARVPESVEPGLSEPVARAVPRVAAEIARLLSAAS; translated from the coding sequence GTGAAAGACAGCAGCTTTCTTCCGGAATTCTGCACCAAGCCAGTGCTGGTGCTCGGCTGTGGGAACCGACTCTTTGGCGACGACGGCTTCGGCTGTGAGGTGGCTGAGTATCTTCAAAAGCACTATCGGCTGCCTGACGAAGTTTACGTGATGGACGTCGGCACGAGCGCGCGCAAGCTCCTTTTCACGCTCTGCCTCAGCTCGGAACGACCCCGACAGATCATTCTCATTGACGCGGTGGACAAGGGACGAACGCCTGGAGAAATCTTCGAGCTATCGCTCGACGACCTGCCAGCGGAGAAAAGCGATGACTTCTCACTTCACCAGGTTCCATCATCGAATCTGGCGAAAGAATTGAAAGCTGTCGGCATTGACGTTCGCGTGATCGTTTGTCAGGTCGCGCGCGTGCCGGAGAGCGTCGAGCCCGGACTGTCCGAGCCGGTGGCGCGAGCGGTGCCGCGCGTCGCGGCGGAAATCGCCCGCCTGCTGTCGGCGGCCTCTTAG
- the hypA gene encoding hydrogenase maturation nickel metallochaperone HypA: MSIARSLLEMIAQYAPANGRARVKVVRLRIGELAGVIPESLRFCFEVASEGTVAQGAELQIEHVPVMSRCTDCRCDFEVEQYAFICPNCDSPNVELISGNELDVIELEVEEEGCP; this comes from the coding sequence ATGTCCATCGCGAGGAGTCTTCTGGAGATGATCGCGCAGTATGCGCCCGCGAATGGCAGAGCGCGGGTGAAGGTCGTGCGCCTGAGGATCGGCGAGCTGGCTGGTGTGATCCCGGAATCGCTGCGCTTTTGCTTCGAGGTGGCGAGCGAAGGAACCGTTGCGCAGGGAGCCGAACTGCAGATCGAGCATGTGCCTGTCATGAGCCGCTGCACCGACTGTCGCTGCGACTTTGAGGTCGAGCAGTACGCCTTCATCTGTCCGAACTGCGATAGCCCTAATGTCGAACTCATTTCCGGCAACGAGCTGGATGTGATAGAACTGGAGGTGGAAGAAGAGGGATGTCCGTGA